The Candidatus Kuenenbacteria bacterium HGW-Kuenenbacteria-1 genome contains the following window.
TTTCTCCTTTATATTTTCCATTTATAATATTATTAATAATTTCATAACCCACCTTGCCTGGTTCATGAGACGCACCAATAATAACAATTGATTTAGGGGAAAAAAGTTTGAACAAATTTTTTTGCATAAATTTTAAACATAATTTTCAAATAAAAAATGTTTGAAAATTTCAAAATTGAAAATTAGAATTAAAATATTTTTTTAATTAAATGTTTTTATATTTTTCATCTAACGCTTGATTAACCAATCGATCAGCTTCTTTGTTTTGCTCACGAGGAATATGCGTATAAGTAATTTTATTAAAATTTGAACTCAAATTCCAAATTTGAATAAATAATAAACTCAAATCTTGATTTTTAATTTTATATTTCCGATTCAATTGATTTACCACTAATTCACTATCTAAATAAAAATCAATTTCTTTGATGTTTAATTTTTCGGCTTCTTTTAAGGCTAAAATTACTGCTTTATATTCCGCCTGATTATTTGTTGCATGTCCAATATATTCTGCAAATTCTAAAACCTTGTCATTGTATTTTATTACTACTCCAATCCCACCTGGTCCTGGATTTCCTCTCGCTCCCCCATCAGTAAAAATTTTACATTTCATAAAAAATTATTTACGTCGTTTAAAGCATTTTAAACAAACGATAAAAAATAAAATTAAAAGAAAATAAAAAATGATTATTCTTTT
Protein-coding sequences here:
- a CDS encoding ribonuclease H; amino-acid sequence: MKCKIFTDGGARGNPGPGGIGVVIKYNDKVLEFAEYIGHATNNQAEYKAVILALKEAEKLNIKEIDFYLDSELVVNQLNRKYKIKNQDLSLLFIQIWNLSSNFNKITYTHIPREQNKEADRLVNQALDEKYKNI